The following are encoded in a window of Bradyrhizobium guangdongense genomic DNA:
- a CDS encoding acyl-CoA dehydrogenase produces MSVRPQTKDKPAAASFQWDDPFLLDEQLTEDERMVRDTARAYAQDKLLPRVTKAYLEEKTDREIFNEMGELGLIGITLPEEYGCANASYVAYGLVAREIERVDSGYRSMNSVQSSLVMYPIYAYGDENQRKKYLPKLASGEWVGCFGLTEPDAGSDPAGMKTRAEKVSDGYRLTGSKMWISNAPIADVFVVWAKSAEHDNQIRGFVLEKGMKGLSAPKIGGKLSLRASITGEVVMDGVVVPESALLPNVSGLKGPFGCLNRARYGISWGALGAAEDCMHRARQYTLDRKQFGKPLAATQLVQKKLADMETEIALGLQGSLRVGRLMDEGKFAPEMISIMKRNNCGKALDIARTARDMHGGNGISIEYHVMRHVHNLETVNTYEGTHDVHALILGRAITGIQAFF; encoded by the coding sequence ATGAGCGTGCGCCCTCAGACCAAGGACAAGCCGGCTGCGGCATCCTTCCAGTGGGACGATCCGTTCCTGCTCGACGAGCAGCTGACCGAAGACGAGCGCATGGTGCGCGACACCGCGCGCGCCTACGCCCAGGACAAGCTGCTGCCGCGCGTCACCAAGGCCTATCTCGAAGAGAAGACCGACCGCGAGATCTTCAACGAGATGGGCGAGCTTGGCCTGATCGGCATCACGCTGCCGGAGGAATATGGCTGCGCCAATGCGAGCTACGTGGCCTATGGTCTCGTCGCGCGCGAGATCGAGCGGGTCGATTCCGGCTATCGTTCCATGAACTCGGTGCAGTCCTCGCTGGTGATGTACCCGATCTATGCCTATGGCGACGAGAACCAGCGCAAGAAATATCTGCCGAAGCTTGCCAGCGGCGAGTGGGTCGGCTGCTTCGGCCTGACCGAGCCCGACGCCGGCTCCGATCCGGCCGGCATGAAGACCCGCGCCGAGAAGGTCTCGGACGGCTATCGCCTGACCGGCAGCAAGATGTGGATCTCGAACGCGCCGATCGCCGACGTGTTCGTGGTCTGGGCCAAGTCGGCCGAGCACGACAACCAGATCCGCGGCTTCGTGCTGGAGAAGGGCATGAAGGGCCTCTCCGCGCCGAAGATCGGCGGCAAGCTCTCGCTTCGCGCTTCGATTACGGGCGAGGTCGTGATGGACGGCGTCGTGGTGCCCGAAAGCGCATTGCTGCCGAACGTCTCCGGGCTCAAGGGCCCCTTCGGCTGCCTCAACCGCGCCCGCTACGGCATCTCCTGGGGCGCGCTAGGAGCTGCCGAGGACTGCATGCACCGCGCCCGCCAGTACACGCTCGATCGCAAGCAGTTCGGCAAGCCGCTCGCGGCGACCCAGCTGGTGCAGAAGAAGCTCGCCGACATGGAGACCGAGATCGCGCTCGGCCTGCAGGGCTCGCTTCGCGTCGGCCGCCTGATGGACGAAGGCAAGTTCGCCCCCGAGATGATCTCGATCATGAAGCGCAACAATTGCGGCAAGGCGCTCGACATCGCCCGCACCGCGCGCGACATGCATGGCGGCAACGGCATCTCGATCGAGTACCACGTGATGCGCCACGTCCATAACCTCGAGACGGTCAACACCTACGAGGGCACTCACGACGTCCACGCCTTGATCCTGGGCCGCGCGATCACGGGCATTCAGGCGTTTTTCTAG
- a CDS encoding MBL fold metallo-hydrolase produces the protein MSDNDDVPFNRNFPLKAGIVEEVRPGVRRVLCNNPSPFTFTGTVSYIVGTGNVAIIDPGPDDAAHATALLNAVRGETVSHIFVTHTHRDHSPNTARIKQATGAPVYAEGPHRASRPRFESEKHNPESGSDRDFVPDIRIAHGDVVEGAGWRLEAVATPGHTANHLAFAWPERKFNFVGDHVMGWSTSIVAPPDGSMIDYMDSLDRLAAREEDVYFSGHGPEIPEGQRFVRFLIRHRKAREASILHRLAKGETDIPTMVRAIYIGIDPRLTTAAGYSVLAHLEDLVTRGVVATDGDPVIGGTYRMASA, from the coding sequence ATGTCCGATAACGATGACGTCCCGTTCAATCGCAACTTTCCGCTGAAGGCCGGAATCGTCGAGGAAGTCCGTCCCGGCGTGCGGCGCGTGCTCTGCAACAACCCCAGCCCGTTCACCTTCACGGGCACGGTCAGCTACATCGTCGGCACGGGCAATGTCGCGATCATCGATCCCGGTCCGGACGACGCGGCGCACGCTACGGCGCTGCTGAATGCTGTGCGCGGCGAGACGGTGAGCCATATCTTCGTCACCCACACCCACCGCGATCACTCGCCCAACACGGCGCGCATCAAGCAGGCGACCGGCGCGCCTGTGTACGCCGAGGGGCCGCACCGTGCCTCGCGGCCGCGCTTCGAGAGCGAGAAGCATAATCCGGAATCGGGCTCTGATCGTGACTTCGTGCCCGACATCAGGATCGCTCATGGCGATGTCGTCGAAGGCGCAGGCTGGCGGCTCGAGGCCGTGGCCACGCCCGGCCACACCGCCAACCACCTTGCCTTTGCCTGGCCCGAGCGAAAGTTCAACTTCGTCGGCGATCATGTGATGGGCTGGTCGACCTCGATCGTGGCGCCGCCCGACGGCTCGATGATCGACTACATGGATTCGCTCGACCGGCTCGCCGCACGCGAGGAGGATGTGTATTTCTCCGGCCACGGCCCGGAAATCCCCGAAGGACAGCGCTTCGTGCGTTTCCTGATCCGCCACCGCAAGGCGCGGGAGGCCTCGATCCTGCACCGCCTCGCCAAGGGCGAGACCGACATTCCGACCATGGTGCGCGCCATCTATATCGGCATCGATCCGAGGCTGACCACGGCCGCGGGCTATTCCGTGCTGGCCCATCTGGAAGACCTGGTCACCCGCGGCGTGGTGGCCACGGACGGCGACCCCGTGATTGGCGGGACATACCGGATGGCGAGCGCCTAG